The genomic segment aaggACAACAACCGTTTTTTGAAACAAGATTCTAGAGTTAAAATAACACAGAAAACAAGAGCAGTATACAATCACAAAATGCCTAAACGGGCTTCTAGAATGATGTTCCTTTAATATGCTAACACTAAAGGCCTTTGGCATACAGAATAACATATGATACATTCAAAACATCAATGAGAACTTTGAAATGAGCAAAAACACATTCAAAGTAAAGTGACGATGCATTCAagacaagcagaaaaaaaaacaagatcattGCTTGATCTAATGActaaaatgtaacaatgtaatgtttttgtgcaATTACTGATTGACTCAGTTTATGGCAACATAATTGAGATCAGGCATCAAATGTACAAAACTTTCATCGTAATAGTCTTGATCTACAATCCTGATTAATAGCATTATATATTGTCATCAGTGTGCTGATTTAAgaacagcaactttcttttttttttttatcaatacaaGCGACACATCACACATTAGAGCATTAGAGGAGTGGTTTAACATTGGGATAAACAAATCCAGGTTACCATAGTTACCCATTCATTTCTAAGTGGATAATAAAAGTGTGAGGGCGACCATTTTTTACTTGaggtatataaatatagatatataaactcagaattgcgagatataaactcagaattgcaagatataaactgagAATTGAAAGATATAATCTCTGAATtgagatatataaactcagaattgagagatataaactcagaattgagagacataatctctgaattgagatatataaagtcagaattgagagatataaaatcagaattacgacatataaactcagatttgagagatataaactctgaattgcgagatataaactcagaattgagagacaTAATCTCTAAATtgagatatataaactcagaattgagatatataaattcagaattgagagatttaaactcagatttgagagatataaactgaattgtgagatacaaactcagaattgcgagatataaactgaattgcgagatataaactctgaattgcgagatataaactctgaattgcgagatataaactgaattgtgagatataaactcagaattgagagatataaactcagaattgcgacatataaactgaattgcgagatataaactctgaattgcgagatataaactctgaattgagagatataaactcagaattgagagatataaactctgaattgagagatataaactcagaattgacagatataaactctgatttgagagatataaactctgaattgagagatataaactctgaattgcgagagatataaactctgaattgcgagatataaactctgaattgcgagatacaaactgtgaattgcgagatataaactcagaattgcgagatataaactgaattgtgagatacaaactctgaattgtgagatacaaactctgaattgtgagatacaaactcagaattgcgagatataaactgaattgcgagatataaactctgaattgcgagatataaactgaattgtgagatataaactcagaattgagatataaactctgaattgagagatataaactcagaattgagagatataaactcagaattgagagatataaactcagaattgagagatataaactcagaattgagagatataaactctgaattgagagatataaactcagaattgagagatataaactctgaattgagagatataaactctgaattgcgagatataaactctgaattgcgagatacaaactgtgaattgcaagatataaactcagaattgcgagatataaactgaattgtgagatacaaactctgaattgcgagatataaactctgaattgtgagatacaaactctgaattgtgagatataaactcagaattgcgagatataaaccgaattgtgagatataaactaagaattgagagatataaactgaattgcgagatataaactctgaattgtgagatataaactatgaattgagagatataaactcagaattgagagatataaactctgaattgcgagatatttaaactctgaattgcgagatacaaactgaattgtgagatacaaactctgaattacgagatataaactcagaattgcaagatataaactgaattgcaagatataaactcagaattgcgagatataaactgaattgtgagatacaaactctgaattgtgagatataaactcagaattgcaagatataaactgaattgtgagatacaaactctgaattgcgagatacaaactctgaattgtgagatataaactctgaattgtgagatataaactctgaattgtgagatacaaactctgaattgcgagatataaactctgaattgggagtaataaactctgaattgggagttataaactcagaattgcaagatataaactcagaaatgcaagatataaactcataattgcaagatataaactcagaattgagaaacataaactcagaattgtggtTATAAACTTGCGAGAAACTCAGAATTGCCAGATATAAACAGAATTACGAGACATGAACTCAGAATTGAGAATTATAAACTAAGAGTTGCAAGGTTGTATACTGAGAATTGCAAGGTTTCAATTAAAATTTTGAGAGGGAAAATTGtaagacataaactcagaattgtgagacataaatcTAAAGATGATGAATGATAAATGTTAATTGGTTAACAGTATGTTACATTATCATATGTAGTAAAACTGTATATTTAACAAGCACTTTTATGCTAAATAGTTGTTGAagcaaaatgtataaaactttttttatgtaaaaacttTAACATACTTTGTGCTATTAATTAAGTGTTTTACATGTTTAGCGTTATTTTAGTGCCTTGTGTGACCTTAATGCCTTTTTTCTATTATTCATTTTCTTCATAAAAATAATTGCTTAACTATGGTAACCAGTATTTCCCCCGCCTCCTGAGCATTCGCCAGATGTGCAACTTGAATCCCATCTGTTCCCTTGTTTCTTCAAAGCCGATATGCTGTATTAACAATCACTTACAATATAGAATTCAGCACAATAAATATAGAAACACAATACAAAACAAGGCCTCAGAAAGTGTGTCTCTGAATTATTCTCTGAGAGATAACATGAGTCAACAGCGCTAGAATCCTGTAATTTCATCCAGGTATCGCCTGCTGAGAAAATCCCATGTAAAATAGCTAATAATCCACATTTTTGGGAATTTCACCattatttatagaatatttaaGCTGTGTTAATTCATTTCTGGATATTATTAaagctgtgtgagtgtgtgtgtgtattttaacaGTCCGAGTCATCATCGCGGCATTGACGCAGCATTGAGATAGAGGGTGTGCGGTCACAGTAAGATACAGTGCAGCCTCTGCGAACCCGAAGGTCTGTCCGCCCGCCATTTGGCTTTCCTGTTATTCTTCAGGCCCAGTTCGGGGATCTGCTGACTGTAAACCGAAATGAACATCAAAGCTATTTGAGACGAATGGGAATGCTTACACACAGCAGAATCGTACAAAATTGGACTCACCGTATCACTCTGACGAGCTCGTGAAACGCTTTTTCTACATTCATGGGCGGATCCTTTGCACTTGTTTCAATATACGCGATCTGTGATGAAGACATAAAGATTCAACAATTAGTagatgtaaataattataaaaaattagaattgtataattataaaaacataattcatattactactatcaataataattatttattttattactaaaaatattagtacattagaaaatgtaatgaaaaattgAGTTTGAGTTTCTTCACAATGggttaatcaataataataataataattacaacaacaacaacatacaattataaataaaaagtcaacatgaaatcaaaatggataattttttaatgaacattGCTGGTATTATTATGaactttttaatgtttgtattattgtaaaacatattttatattttttggaaacattcaataaaagttttaataacaaatggatcaataacaacaacaataataataataatatgaaacatgttaaatataataataataataattacatttaatgtcaactttttatatttaataatacaaaacaactataatgcagaaaaatgaaaaagacaacataaaataAGAATTGACATAATAACACTGCTAGTCTTATTTTAAACTAGTTATTGGTTTGCTTTATtgtaaataaacttatttttttaataataagtgAGTACATAACAATAAATGGGCAGAtaaatggcaataataataataataataaacattaaaatattattaaaaaatatacaaataaaccagtctgaaaaaaggaacaaaaaaaagtcaagatgaaatcaaaatgtactctttctttaaaaaaacactgcTAGTATTATTGTGACTTATTCATTAGTTTGCATTATTATACAAAGAAAataaggaaaaatatatataataataaaataaatggactgatctatagttattatatatttaacattttataaaaaacaataattatttataataaataataaccataataatcatcaacattacaacattacaaccatttaaaagtatttagaaacaacaaatgaaaaagtcaacatgaaatcaaaatgccACTTTCTTTCACATGTTAAATGTGCTAAATGACTTACGCTGTGTTTGGAGGCCATCTCTCGTCCCTGCTCACTGGTGATCTTGCGTAAATGCACCAGATCAACTTTATTAGCCACCAGAACCATAGGAAACGACTCCCTGCAGCACACGCACAATAACAACACTCAATAAATCACACTGAAAACTCAAACGTGTGTTTATGCGTGTTCATACCGGTCTTTGACTCTCAGGATCAGCTGGTGGAAACGATCCACGTGTTCAAAGCTGGCTTTATCAGTGACTGAAAACACGATGAGAAAGCCGTCTCCTGTCCTCATGTACTGCTCTCTCATCGCACTGAACTCCTCCTGCCCCGCCGTGTCCAGAACTACACACACAGCGACACAATATACTATTTACTggttaacaatatatatatatatatatatatatatatatatatatatatatatatatatatatatatatatatatatatatatataattatgtagcTCAAGtgaagcgtctgctaaatgtatacatttatttaatttaatttcccgtattttttggactacaagtcgcacctgagtataagtcgcatcagtccaaaaatacgtcatgacgagtcgcactggactatataaatcgcactggactataagtcacatatatttagacccaagagccaagagaaaacattaccgtctacagccgcgagatggcgctttatgttttcagtgtagactacaggagcattattcattaatgtgatttttttttttttacaaattatgatCTCGAAAGCATTCTCTGAATTTTTACAACTCTTTTGTTTTACACTATCTACAaatgttaaatcttaaaataaaatgttaagtttACAACTGCATCTTTCTGGGAAATAATGCAGtgatttatatatagtttattttgttattttcaaagcttcagtgtactgtcattataaaacttcGTTCTTGTTCAAAATTaccttaattaaaaataatttgctttaataatttaataatttcaaacaaaaggaaatatatcTGTATCTGCAttggctatctatctatctgttttaaaaggtaaagataaaaatatttaacaaattaataaatattatataaattaaatctaatttaatttaatttttaaatgtaatttcttaatttatgGTTTATCTTTGTAAATCTTTGTAattgacaaatatataaatatgtattaaattaagcttttttaaaatgtatttcttaatttattatcTCTCTCTGTATTACATTTAGTGtcatattacttattttaatatattatattatattacatttatttctaaatgtatgaTCTCTTTGTATTGCACTTggtatcatatttatttttgaattttaataaaagataaacaaatgtgtaaatatacattcaattaaattaagtttaaattatttatttattttgcatctttttttatttcgcattatagtatattaaaatatattttttatatatattataataaaaaataaaaaagtattatttgacagatttataaatacattgaattaagctttaaa from the Carassius auratus strain Wakin unplaced genomic scaffold, ASM336829v1 scaf_tig00022937, whole genome shotgun sequence genome contains:
- the LOC113077641 gene encoding ras-related protein M-Ras-like — translated: MATSVVPGDDLPTYKLVVVGDGGVGKSALTIQFFQKIFVPDYDPTIEDSYLKHTEIDGQWAILDVLDTAGQEEFSAMREQYMRTGDGFLIVFSVTDKASFEHVDRFHQLILRVKDRESFPMVLVANKVDLVHLRKITSEQGREMASKHSIAYIETSAKDPPMNVEKAFHELVRVIRQQIPELGLKNNRKAKWRADRPSGSQRLHCILL